The nucleotide sequence GTAAGCCATAATCATGCCACAGTTCAATCAAACGTCTTTACTTTGCTAGCTCTATGCCAAAACAAATCCAAAAATAACAAATGTATGCCAGACTTCAGCCAgaatgtttgctatctgggttatTTCTCCTATAGAGTTCACAAAATATACCATCACTATAAATATTATACGCCATCCTACAACTTAATGAGAATTATTTTTGGGCCTCCTATAGCTCCTTTCTGACTTAAACCATTCACTTGGTCCCTTGTCTAAACACACTAAAATCTTGGTGTTTTCCTAGATTCATCTTTGAATTTGAACAAACAAAACCCTTTGTTTCTCATAAGGATCTGGAAACACTCATTCCTTCAGTACATCTAGGCTGGACTACTCTGGAATTCTCTGTATTTTGGTTCAACACACTCCACTGTTGCTAGATTACAACTAGTCCAAAACGCAGCTGCCAGACTGACTGGAACTAAAAAGAGAGAGCATATCACTCCAGTGTAGACCCAAGTACACTGGTTATCTGTGCGATTTAGAATAGATTTCAAAATTGTACTATTTGTTTTCAAAGCTTTTAATGGTTTAGCACCACAGTATATTTCTGATCTCATTAGTCCTCACACTACCCAGGTCAGTTTTCCCAACAACTCCTTTCTGTTCACCCCTCCCGCCTAAAAACCAAAGGTGACCGGGCTTTCTCTGTTACTGTTTTGGAATAGTCTTCATCCCCATTAAGTCCAGCCACACCTTAGATTGTTTTAAATCTAATCAAAAAACCCAAATTTTCTCCTTAGCACTTATTTTAGTACACTCTAATCTCCCCATGGTTTAATTTCTTAAGTccattcttatttttatttacatttaaatgaaatattttttattcataattatttgtttatttaaattaccacttctttattattatgttatgtactctttatttatttattttttcttatgTAGGCATTTTGTATTCTGTATTATATTATCACCggtatttgttgttttgttattattcacatgtaatcatttgtaaagcactttgggtcaacccGGTTGTGTAAAACGTGCTATGAATAAATTGCCTTGACTTGAGTATAAATGGGTAGTGGACTCATGTGAGATGAATGTTTATTTCTGCTGAGAAGTATTTTATAATACAATTCTTAATGCAAATAACATACATTTATAGGTTAATTGTATTTTATAGTTTGGCTATTTacatgtgtatgcacatgtgtacatCTGTActtatgtatttattatataCATGGAATTAAACTATTACATTAAAACAGGTCACATATAACAAAGTTATAGAAAGattaacaggaaaacataaATACCAATGATTTCTCTGAGCAGATTCAATCTTTATTTCAGCTTACTTCGCTCGTGGATAGcctttatatatgtttttttatgttattaCAGAGGTTCAAGACATATATGTTAATTGTAATTCATTGACATTAATCGGTAAAATGAATGATGAAAAATTAGATGATCACTTTGATACGTTTTGCAATTCCTTATTTAGATATTTAACTTGCCACTGGGGGgttacgtgagtgtgtgtggagatgtcaTTAAACTTACAGCAGGCATAGTACCTCAGAGCAGTATAGAACTTTTCATCCCTAAAACCATAGATGAGCGGACTTATCGCTCGGGAAAAAATGTGGAATGCCAAGAAGTCAAAGTAGCGGATGATGAGAAACAAATTAATGTCCCTCATTTCGAGGATGCGAGCTTCGATGAAGGGGCTGACGGCTTCTAGCGTGCAAAAGAAGAGTTGTAAGACGTGCAGTAGCATAGTGCGCTGCCCCTTTGAGGCGGCGTTTCTGTTATCACCCGAGGCCCTTCTGGCAACCATCATGATCGACCCGTAGGAGAAGCACAAGATGAGCACAGTGAAGACCAGTTTAAGGATGTACACATTGCCCCTCATCATCATATGCCAGTCCCGCTGTAGAAGCACCTCATAGGAACAAGAGGTCATCTTATAAAAGTAGCTTTCTGCTATATAGGAGAGCAGGATGATCAAGTCTACGAGGGGCCGCATGAAGGAGAGGAGCCAGACTATGGTGATGATGAGGACGGTCCTCTGTGGGGTGAAGATATCCACGTGCCTGAGAGGCATGCAGACAGCCACGTAGCGCTCCAGGCACATGGCCAGGATGATGTTGGGCGAGACCTGGGCCAAGGCGTCCATCACGATGCACAGCGGGACGCAGAAAGCCATAGGCACCACGAAGTCCACATAGTAAGAGATGACCCCGCAGTTAGTGAGCAGAAGAAAAATGGCGTCGGCGAGCAAGGTTTGGGCAAACAGTACATAGCGAGCCTCAGTTCCCAGCACCTGTTTCCTTAAGTAGACCAGGAGCATAAAGAGGTCAATGAGGATGAAGGGCCACACGATGACCTGCGCCACCGCTGTGGTTACATGCAGACGGACCGGGTCATTGCCTCGAAACGCGCCCTGGGTGCTGCCATTCACACTTTGGCTGCTATTGACATTCATTGCTTCACTGCCTGCAAGAAAAGGAAATTCATCTTGAATGTAATTAATTACTATCGTAAACATAAATCCTTTGGTCAAAAAACATTCCTTGGTAATAATGAATTATGCATTTATCTTGGTGCAAGCTGTTGACATTTGATTGCACCTATAATTTTCCTGCACTGCCAATGTAAATGCATAGCCAAGAATACaattttatattaaaaaagGTAAAAATTGTAAAAGGATACTCAACGTTAACAATGTAAAAACCTTTTATTTTACTAGTACATAGTGTTTTGAAAAGAAATCTATGCAATGCACCTTTAAATTACCCATTCCATCATAAAACTGTACAATATTTCATGCCCAAGTCATAATTGATGCATGGTTTGCCCCTAACCCTGTCATGAAACCACTTCAGGCATCCAACCAGTGTTCCTCCCTCTCATTGGGCATTTGCAAAACTCAATACATAGTTACATATAATTTACAGCTGAATTAAATAAAACTTTTACAACATCAAAACCCTGCAAGACCCTGTTTCTTACTCAGGACTAGTCCCTGCAATACCTGTGGTGGATATTTCTTCACATGTTTAAAGTTGGGGAGTTAGGCCCTACCCTCTGAAATCTTTCcacttttcatttttatgtgggTTGTTATGAATATTAAGTAGCTCACTAGATGACGTCTTCCAGGCATCATTGTTGTTTTCAACAAGTGTTTGTGTCAGTTTGTCATTATTCCCAATGTCTTCTTACTCTTGCATTGAGCAAGTTTTAGTCATGGTCTTAGAATTTTAAAGGCATTGTTGTTTATGCTTCAAAGACCAAGGCATTGTTGTTTATGCCTCAAAGGATATCCACATGGCTATTTGGCTACTAGTGTTGCGCCTGTAAGCCAGAAATGTGTTCAAATTTGACAAACAGGTATATGTTCCTAAAGCAGACttttttctttacatttttacattagaatttttgtgcaaaaaaatatcTGTTCACTTTGTGAAAGATATTTGGTcattttgtaaacaaaatgGCAAGCAACAAGGTAATTGCCACAAACTTTTGCTTCTGCTTACCGAATAGGAATGCTGCAGCCAATGATGTTAATTTATACACAGTGTTCATGCATGTTGGAGAAAAGTACCAGGAGGCTATGTGTTTTGATGTTttgacataaaaataaaatatgccgATGAAATGGATGAAAAGTTGTTGCATGTTTAAACGTGTATTTTAGGTCTACATATGAAATACGTGTAAAATACCTGTAATATACACATTAAGAAGCATATGTTTTTGAACTGCTCAGGATTCCATATCACAACATTGTAGTGCCTTGACATTGTAGTGCCTTGTTGGAAATTCTCTGTGAAATGATGGCATCAAACATCCTCCAAATTACACAAGTAACACACCTGATTTAattatgggtaacactttacttgacagtatcgacataagagtgacatgacactgtcatgaacatatgaaactgtcatgacacatgaaccccaaccctaactctaaccctaacttgttatgacaaaaaccgaatgtcacttaataacagaagcgttatgtccaGGGACGGATTACGGACCGGGCAACAGTTGTCATATTTCTGACGGACCGGTAGCAGGGACGTTGATTGTATTTTGTGAGAGGTGGTGCTGAAATTtcgaaattctggctgttaaatatacccttttaacgcagtttggaaggggcaaacaaacagagcaagcagggcccgttttctgtctgactcaggtgacgtgaacattggctacctgcatgataaggttttcacttcactgctgcttgacactacatgcatggagacatatttcacgttaacagtggagatgttagcaaaactatagatgcagatcatctcccctactagatgcagatcatctcccctagatgcagatcatctccctaattatgcgctcactccagcacagcgagacgagtgaaataagtgtaggcctatctgtcatcggcatcgccataggctatttgctacgatataagctactgttaggcctacaacaagtcgcaatttattaggctatccaatcgctatgctgttttcatgcaggaatccacttcattcacctacccacgagtggttcagtgtcagtttcactttcgcaaacacgcatacacattgaatgagcacttatagcctaccacttccacctaatgttatgcctctatattttattaattaagaagtatttattgatcaggaaaacatttaatttatttttctttcggtccgcggttccataataccattcagttgtgccgcaaattaacagacagaagcaccgggcataatctagcctaaattcatggcaatttttttttttaatctgaggGCCCCATAGGctgagggcccctgtgcacgtgcacacttggcacaagccatgatccgtccctggttatgtcataaatgtcatgtcatgtcactcttatgtcgatactgtcaagtaaagtgtaacctagttatgtaatttaaaaaaataataaataacctTTAAACTTTAAACTTATATATGATTGTGTGCTCACCGTTTTGACACTACACTGGTGTTatcattaggcctacatgacgATGCAGCCAAGAGAGAAGGACAAAAGTTTTAGAAAGATAAGCTAAGTTTTGATGGATACAAGTAAAGTGGAAAATGTTCATATATTGCTGGTTCAAAAGGAAGAGTGTACTGCTTTTCTGAGTTCCTTGGGAtattaaaattgtcaaattgtgAAATGAAAAGGTCAAACTTCTTATTCTCTTTGGTGGAGGTGAAGATAAGGTGTCCATTACAGATCCACTGGGGGGCATTACAACACTTTTATACTACTGAACAGCGCACATGGTGAATGACATGTTCTCACCACGACTATGGTGTTGCTACAGTATATGAACCTTATCTAGTCATGGACGTAACATGATGAGATGGAATATAaatggtgaaatacagtatctATGAAAGATCTATGACACTGGCCTTGTGAATTTAGGCCTTACTTACAGCCCAGGCCTGTTATTAACAACATGTTTATGAACGGTCAGAGCAGCAGTAAAATCCAAATGTTTACTTTATTTACTTCTGAAACAACTATTGGGGAAAAAATTGTTGGTCATTAAAGCAGCAGTATCTTCAAAATAAGTCATTAATGAAACTAAATGAATCACAGTATGtctgaatgtaaaatgaatgtgGCATTGGTGTTGTGAGTGTAactttcaaaatgaacataaatAAAACTTGCAACACAGTTTGGGAATGAAAAGTAAAAAGGCTTTGtgtttatataaaaatatatatttacatacagttaATATGTTTTATCTAAATCCATTTTATATATACATCCTTAAAAATTCTGCATTGAAATGGGGACACATGACAGTGGATGATCAGTGTCAGGTGTATATTTCAAACACTGGCAGTGTTTGAAGGGTTACATTTCCTGTATTACAGTCTTGGTCAGTGttcataaaataaaaactgTTAAAAGTCTCTGAGCGTGCTATTTGACCTCACTGGTCAAACACTCAACTGCTTTTGACATAGGACTCAACAGTGGAAGCTCTTAAGCAAGACAATTATAACTATTGACTGTCCATAATAAGGTAATGACAATTTAGCAGGATCTTGGATGACTTATCAACAACTTTATCATGTTTACTGTAAGTTACATGTATGGTTGTGTGAGGAAATGCAATGAGACATATAGAGAGAAGCATTTATTTTTCTGCAGATATGTGATTAAATCCACACTTAGCATAATATCTCATAGCAGCATTAAACTTCTCATCTCTCAAACCATACACGAGAGGGCTTATGGCCCGGGAGACAACAGAGAAAGCCAGGAAGTTGAAGTAGCGCACGATGAGGTAAATATTGACATCGCCGATCTCCAGCACTCTGGCCTCTATCAAAGGCCCCGTGACCTCCAGGGTGCACAACACCAGCTGCAGGATGTGAAGCAGGAGGGTCCGCTGGCCCTTGGAGGCGGCCTGCTTGTTGTCGCCCGAAGCCTTGCGCGCCACGTGCATGATCGAGCCGTAGCAGAAGGCCAGGATCAGCAGCACAAGCAAGTAGTTGAGTATGAAGAGGTTCCCCCGCATGATCATGTGCCAGTCCTCCAGGAGAATGATCTCGTAGTAGCAGAACGCCGGCTGGGAGAAATAACTCTTTGCCACGTAGCTGAGGAAAATGGTGAAATCGATAAAGGGCTTGGAGAACGAGATGAGCCAGACCAGGGCCACCATCAGCATAGTTCTGGCTGGGGAGAAGATGTTGACGTGTCTGAGGGGCATGCAGATGGCCACGTAGCGCTCTATGCACATGGcgatgatggtggtgggggagaCGTGGGTGAGACCTCCCATGAGGAGAGTAAGGGGCAGGCACGCTCCCACAGGCAGCAGCAGGAACACCTGGTACGTGATCACCACAAAGTTGGTGGTGAGGAGGAAGGCCGTGTCTGCGATCAGTGTCTGGGCGAACAGCACGTATCGGGCCTCCGCCTTGAGCATGCGACGCTTCAGGAAGACGACGAACATGAAGATGTCGATGTAGACGAATGGCCACACGAAGATCTGCGCCAGCGCAGTGGTCACGCTCAGGCGCACCGGGTCACTGCCGGTGAAGAGCCGCCCGCCGCTGCCGTTCCTGCCCTGACTGCTGTTGTCACTCATGGTCTGCTATGAAGCAGAAATCAGTAAAATTGAATAAAGAAATAACATTAAATTAGAtttaaaacaaatcagtctgaaattgtgtcaaatctAGAGGCAGAGTTGAAATTAAGCCAGAGCTGAAGACAAAAGATTACGGTTTTAAGATAAAGCTTGGAATATACCGTATGTGCAGGGCAGAGTATgtactaggggtgtaaagattaaccgatacgtatcggtatccgtttttaacgcgtaagatacggctacatcgatacgtgaagccccgtatcggaataaaactgaaatgaaccggtcgttatatcgatttacttgttgttgttcacaaccttttctgctcgctcagactctcatttatgttccaagcagcgcgttcatcccacatccggttttgaaactacacgtggcacggaattgtgggttatgcagttcgtttttggctacattcattgcccaaagttgtcaaatgacctcattacccatacatctactgcaacttaagcacgcGTGACAACTTCGCTTTTCGGtcgtttgttttacagtttttactttttgttttcaaaatccagcgcgaaattaaacactaaacagcaacgatagtctgtagagtatagCCTTACGTTTGACGAaaggatttccttaatgttaaataataatttggtcCTTGCTAAAatgatgcacaaattattagccaattattttgttcatattcactcagacttgtggcattataggtttctgcactaggtctaccgttggaacaaaataaacccagagagttcattgatatgtaggcctattttattcttgtaggctatatgagaaaaggccaagagtgtcttaagcactgttttattttatttcggtattgtcttacctcaacaaggctacagctccatgaaaacaatcagatataactctataaaatctataaagtctataaaaaatatgttgtatttgctgctgtgtttgactgaaatgtagactattcttttttcatttcaatacagtatatgaaacaaacctcagtttagataatcatattcacacattgttttgcctaattgacaaccatgaccatgataactgataatataaaatgaatgtgcaccttgagcaaatgataaaaaatctttcagaatgctttccattcttgaactgcatcgaatcgcatcgaatcgtttttaatgaacatgtatcttttcttgtatcgaatcgtgcccatgtatctagatgtgaaacgtatcgtcttttacatgagagattcacacccctagtatGTACAATACACAGGCTGCTGTAGTTAGGTTCTCATGACAGAGGAACAGATCTGCTAAGACAGGAGATATCAGGAAAAATGCAAGGTTTACAAACCTTTAGACAGACATGACACCAGATTTACATAGATTAAGAGTGTGAGACTGTGTAATAATAGGCAGCTGGATCAGGCTGGTAgctgtacagtatgtaaacCTCCCTTCCAAATGCCCCAAGACGTgttaagacagacagacataaaaacATGTGGGGGTCTTTGCCTCCTTTGCTAGCATGCCTGCCTTGCCTGAGAATCAGGGGTGCTGCAAGTTGCTGGTTCAGGCCCAGGCTGGTACAGGGCTGAGCCACACGGCAAAAACAGCTTATCTAATCAAATCTAAAGTGTTAttcatcttatatcaagataaaacaatctagttggtattgttttcagtataaagagacttgcCTAGCGTTTTCTTGTAGAATTGTTGAATAAatttgtcttaaaataagtcaaaatgatctttcaaGAGAGTGCTAGGTagtctcttcatactaaaaacaataccaaacagattttttttatcttaatataagattcaTAACACTtgattagattttattttttttgcagtgcatgcAGTCTAGTCAAATCAATGCATCAACACATGTATATCTATTATGCTAAATATAATTATTCTTAAGCTATGCTTAAAATCCTTGAGACACAGAGTTATGCATGCATTCATTGTGCAGGCTGCAGCTGTTACTCATGATCTGCTTTAGAAAAAACAGTAATTTCCATCATTATACATCACATAGGGACAGTCATACAGTACAGCATTTTATTTGTATACAATAAGGTGTTACACAGGTCCACATTAACAGTCGCATAAACTCCCCCTGATAAAGAGTATAATACATATAATGTTATCCACAGAGTCCTTACCTAAAGTGTGTGCTCATGATTTGTCAGATCTTGACAACCATTCAGGCTTGCATTACTTTTTATAATGTCTGATGTGCTTCATTTGAATATTAAGTTGTTGACAACCACACTATGTCTTCAGGGAGTGTAGTTTCATGATTGAGCCCATCCTGAAATGAATAATAGCTTTACATCAGCAATTTTAATCATTTATCAATGGTTACAATCACAATCACATTGctagaaaaaaagagaatgacAAGAACACTCTACTTTctactgtaaatgtgtattgtcgttaataataaataaacgaAATGTCTGACATTACAATGATGTTAAAGCGATTGTGAATTTCTTCCAGACAGCAGTCAGGGCAGGATCGGCAGCGGCGGGCGGCTCTTCACCGGTAGTGACCCGGTGCGCCTGAGCGTGACCACTGCGCTGGCACAGATCTTCGTGTGGCCATTCGTCTACATCGACATCTTCATGTTCGTCGTCTTCCTGAAGCGTCGCATGCTCAAAGTGGAAGCCCGATACGTGCAGACTGAACATCTGTGTTTGGGCATTCCATTTGAGTTATTCCCAACGATATACACTGCAAATAGCAGTCAAAAGCAATCCATGCGAGTATATAAAGCTGCACCATAATTGTTTACAAGGAATTACTGCAAATTGCCCTTTTTGCCTTATGTCAGTTTTAAAAGTCAAAACCATTAGCAACAACATGTTCACAGGTGTTTACTTCAAATGCTTCAGACTAGAGTTCTCAACGGGTCGGGTCGGCCCGACAAACCCAACGGGACCCGCAGGTTCGGGCCGGGTTCGGGTCGAAAATATAAGCAAATGACTCGGGTCGGGTCGGACCTCGGGCTTAATCTTTTccgctcagtgaaaaaaaaacatttattaatcATCCCATcccagtatcccattagctgcatgccatcaggctatttaccattttctattacgtaaagttggtgaacacattttgtttgagcaggagagagaatacgcacgcaggcacgcaataggctacttgttgttttcttttactcggctatctatatgtGATCAGGTCAGGATCACGACTAATTGCAATCACCTGGGCGTGCGGGCTGGGGGTCATGGGTACGTAACTTCCTTCCCGACAAACACAAAAGAAGCTCTCCCAAATTGTTTGGTACGCaagttgcttgtcgctggtcgGTACAAACCGCGCACTTCATGCTGGGTTTTGGTTGCGAACAACTCCCTCGCTGTGGTCTGGACTGTCATCTCCTCCCTACTCCTGTTTCCCTGTGACTACCAATGCGAATGCTGAACGTGGAGCTGACACActtccctcctctgctcctgttcCCCTGGGCTAGCTCGCATTGTGGAAAAGGCCGAGATCACAGCTGGCTGTCTATCACAGTTTGACCACTGTTTTCCCCCATTAGAGTTTCTTTTGGTATTAGTCAGTGTTAAACTAACAGCACGTCAAAGTTGGATGTACggtatgcttgtttgtgttggtttattttctttgtgttGTATGCTTGTCTGAGTGTGATACACTGGTGCATTTACACTGTTTGCCAGGGTCTGTTCCACGACCAGGTGTAGTGCTGTTGCCATCCCTGAGCTCATATTAGCAGCCAGTTAGCGATTTCAGACTGTTACTCCGAGGCTATTGAGACTTATCCCTCCCCCCGGCACTATTAGTTTTTAATGGGTTCTTATCCACACGGGAGACTGTTACTCCTGGGGCATAGGGGTCTATCTATGCCCCAGGTGGTATTAGTTCATATTGAGTTCTTTGTGACTCCCAACCTAGTTTCTTCACACAGTAGACTGTTACTCTTGGGCCATAGGGGTCTATGTCCCAGGTAGTATTAGTTCATTATAGCTTCTGCTATTCATTGTAGCTGTATCGGTAGCATTCCACTGGCGCTGAATAGCGtgtttgtcttgtttttgttttgtcttgtattGTTTCCTTTATTGAATGcccccctccttccccctgTTTGCTAGTATGGCCTGCTAGGTCTATTAGGTAACACAGTTAAGGTACTCTAGGACTGCCGCCTTCCCCTAGTTTGCGGTGAGGGCACATTCTAGTGGTTGAGCGTGTACTGAACACCTATTTATACTCGTGTGGGTTGTATTTAGAAAGCTTGAGTGttacacttgtgtttgtgtgtgtgtatggccataGATCACTTTTGGGGCTGGGCAGCCATCCGAGGGTTACTGTACCTGTGTTAATTCAGGCCGTGTAGCAGCCACCAATCCACTGGGCATTTAATCTATGGTTatgtgtattacattttgttttctttgattattttgtgttgtgtattgtgattttgtttttatcgGATTTACCTACTGTACGTCCCTGCCATCCGttttaaacaaagaaaagaaataataaatataacattGTTTATACTACTGCCTCTGTCCTCATCCATTTAGTTGGATAAACCTGAGGGCCCTGTCACATTTGGCGCTGCGAGCAGGGTCCATGAAGAGGctgttaaattattttttttctgtttgttttgatcTTTGGCGTTGGTAAAAGATGTTCACTCACACATAGTTGCTAGTTAGCAGTTTGGGGAAAACAGTGGTTGAAGAGTGTGTTCGTCCCATTCCTGGAAGCAAGAAGGCCGGGCCGAAGGAACCTCTAATTCCCGTCGTCAACATCATTGCCGGAGCGTTGGCGCCCACATAGTGCTTCGAATTGTGACTGCTGTCctttctgtatatatatatatatatacattttttttttttttttttttttttctcgtttgtttgtttgttccctCTCGTCCTTATTGCAGACTAAGTGTAAGGATGGACAATGAGATGGCAGCTCAACTTAGAACCCTGACTGAACTTGTGCAGCAATTGCAGGCAGACAACACAAAACTTAGGGAAGAGGTCGCCCAAAGGTCAGTTCCGCCAACACCCGATAGTTTGCCAGGTCAGTCCCCTAGGCCTGGTCCTGTAAATGAGGCCGTTAGACCAGCCCCAACTGGAGTAGTAGAACGCTATGTGTATATCCCTCGTGAGCGTAAGTGCCCACGGTTCTCTGGGAGACTGTCTCATGATTCTTTAACGGTGGAGGATTGGGTGGAGGAGGCCCGCCGCCACTTATCTTCACGGCATATGCCACTTTCCGAACAGGTTTTGACTATTTTTGATTTGTTAGATGGTGAGGCCAGGACCGAGGTTAAGTTTCGCCCTGCTTCCGATAGAGATGACCCCGATAAGATCTTTGGTATACTTACCAGTATTTATGGTTGCTCCCACTCCTATATTAGTTTACAGAAGCAGTTTTTCCAGCGACGGCAACTTGCAGGGGAGTCTTTGAGGGAATACTCCCATGCTCTTATGCACATGATGGAAGCTGTAAAGAGGAGGGATCCGGTCTGTTTTGCGAATCCTGATGTGGTATTGCGTGATCAGTTCATAGAGCATGTAGGGGACAGTATGTTGAAACGGGAGCTGCGACGTCAAGTACGGCTCCACCCAACTATCACTTTCTATGATGTCCATAGTGAAGCTATTCGTTGGGTAGAGGAGGGTGAGCACTCTAGTGACCCTAGGCCCCGTGCACATTCCTGTAGTACCAATGTAG is from Alosa alosa isolate M-15738 ecotype Scorff River chromosome 15, AALO_Geno_1.1, whole genome shotgun sequence and encodes:
- the LOC125307880 gene encoding odorant receptor 131-2-like, producing the protein MNVNSSQSVNGSTQGAFRGNDPVRLHVTTAVAQVIVWPFILIDLFMLLVYLRKQVLGTEARYVLFAQTLLADAIFLLLTNCGVISYYVDFVVPMAFCVPLCIVMDALAQVSPNIILAMCLERYVAVCMPLRHVDIFTPQRTVLIITIVWLLSFMRPLVDLIILLSYIAESYFYKMTSCSYEVLLQRDWHMMMRGNVYILKLVFTVLILCFSYGSIMMVARRASGDNRNAASKGQRTMLLHVLQLFFCTLEAVSPFIEARILEMRDINLFLIIRYFDFLAFHIFSRAISPLIYGFRDEKFYTALRYYACFHCPLHSEISTIPIPKKSASNSLADYRPVALIPLS
- the LOC125307881 gene encoding odorant receptor 131-2-like, translated to MSDNSSQGRNGSGGRLFTGSDPVRLSVTTALAQIFVWPFVYIDIFMFVVFLKRRMLKAEARYVLFAQTLIADTAFLLTTNFVVITYQVFLLLPVGACLPLTLLMGGLTHVSPTTIIAMCIERYVAICMPLRHVNIFSPARTMLMVALVWLISFSKPFIDFTIFLSYVAKSYFSQPAFCYYEIILLEDWHMIMRGNLFILNYLLVLLILAFCYGSIMHVARKASGDNKQAASKGQRTLLLHILQLVLCTLEVTGPLIEARVLEIGDVNIYLIVRYFNFLAFSVVSRAISPLVYGLRDEKFNAAMRYYAKCGFNHISAEK